Within the Tolypothrix sp. NIES-4075 genome, the region ATCCTATGTCTTTCATCAAACGCCGTCAATTTCTGCAATTTTCAGCTTCAACTCTCGCAACACTGGGTTTAAACCAATTAGATATTATCTCACAAGGTAAGCGTTACGGGCAAGTGCTGGCACAAAATGCACCCCGCAAACTAGCGCTATTGGTGGGAATCAATGAATATCCCAATGGTTTGGCTTTAAAAGGTTGTGTAAATGATGTAAGATTACAAAAAGAGTTATTAATTCACCGCTTTGGCTTTAAAGAAAACGATATCAAGACTTTGACCGATCGCCAAGCTACCCGTAAAGGTATTCTCACAGCTTTTGAAGACCACTTAAC harbors:
- a CDS encoding caspase family protein, with product MSFIKRRQFLQFSASTLATLGLNQLDIISQGKRYGQVLAQNAPRKLALLVGINEYPNGLALKGCVNDVRLQKELLIHRFGFKENDIKTLTDRQATRKGILTAFEDHLT